From a single Helicobacter sp. NHP19-012 genomic region:
- a CDS encoding type II toxin-antitoxin system HicB family antitoxin, translated as MLLNAVIEKDEHGYFAFVPSLQGCVSQGESYEEALANIKEAIELYLETLEADELAHLSNTNFVIVPIEVALNA; from the coding sequence ATGCTTTTAAATGCCGTGATAGAAAAGGATGAACATGGGTATTTTGCTTTTGTCCCTTCTTTGCAAGGTTGTGTGTCTCAGGGCGAAAGTTATGAAGAAGCTCTGGCAAATATCAAAGAGGCGATCGAGCTTTACTTAGAAACCTTAGAGGCAGATGAGTTAGCTCATCTCTCCAATACAAATTTTGTAATAGTCCCTATTGAAGTGGCTTTAAATGCCTGA
- a CDS encoding Fic family protein: MAYKLSDLSLLQREQLFRTLRVTLTHHSNAIEGLSLQLDETKQLLEKGLTAPNKPLHEQLIILGFANAYDLVVREASNKDTLLTIGFIKDLHYLLFKTALDITPQFVSKPIGTYRTAEVIVAGANFAPTPPIFIAQKLENLLFQYLSNALNLTQIAVFHAEYERIHPFIDGNGRTGRLIMAFQAIQNDLIPPLIVDSRRAEYLSFLESCKAEGDCGGFARFLESCQEQSLEHVEQ, from the coding sequence ATGGCATACAAACTAAGCGACTTATCTTTACTCCAAAGGGAGCAACTTTTTAGAACCTTGCGTGTTACACTCACGCACCACAGCAACGCCATAGAGGGTTTAAGTTTGCAATTAGACGAAACTAAGCAGCTTTTAGAAAAAGGCTTAACCGCACCTAACAAACCCTTACACGAACAGCTCATTATTTTGGGGTTTGCTAATGCTTATGACTTAGTTGTGCGTGAGGCTAGCAACAAAGACACGCTTTTAACCATAGGTTTTATTAAAGATTTACACTATCTGTTGTTTAAGACCGCTTTAGACATAACCCCGCAATTTGTTTCTAAGCCCATCGGCACTTACCGCACCGCTGAAGTCATTGTGGCGGGTGCAAATTTTGCTCCCACTCCCCCCATTTTTATCGCCCAAAAGCTAGAAAACTTATTGTTTCAATATCTAAGTAATGCCCTTAACCTAACCCAAATTGCTGTGTTTCACGCCGAATACGAGCGTATCCATCCTTTCATTGATGGCAATGGGCGTACAGGTCGGTTGATTATGGCGTTTCAAGCTATCCAAAACGACTTAATCCCGCCCTTGATTGTAGATAGTCGGCGGGCGGAGTATTTGAGCTTTTTAGAAAGTTGTAAAGCAGAGGGTGATTGTGGCGGATTTGCTCGTTTTTTAGAAAGTTGCCAAGAGCAGAGCTTAGAACATGTAGAGCAATAA
- a CDS encoding Fic family protein: MLEHIKNDDYYPTFESKMAHLFFSCVKFHPFPDGNKRTAVYLCMHFFFINEKEIIDKLEEKLEKLVLDVAEDKISKDELRTIFKNFSVKANQKCEDIHITQLLTSDCETRE; the protein is encoded by the coding sequence GTGCTCGAACACATTAAGAATGATGATTACTACCCAACATTTGAGAGCAAAATGGCGCATCTTTTCTTTTCATGTGTCAAATTTCATCCATTTCCAGACGGCAATAAAAGAACAGCTGTTTATCTCTGTATGCATTTCTTTTTCATCAATGAGAAAGAAATAATAGATAAACTTGAAGAAAAATTGGAAAAACTTGTATTGGATGTTGCCGAAGACAAAATCTCAAAAGATGAATTAAGAACTATCTTTAAAAATTTTTCGGTCAAGGCAAACCAAAAATGTGAGGACATACACATAACACAACTGCTTACAAGCGATTGTGAAACAAGAGAGTAG
- a CDS encoding replication initiation protein, translated as MSSLLNAVEPSTPQTNNPTHHYRNPPQDQPTAQDQPITAEVITQNTPTIPTEIAEKYVTFHNDVNSVSLGNLGALEANLLFAIFNKLKDKEDETLVFEAEDIRAMIGIKTKVSLENLSKIVEKFWKNIKAASFWALYPYAKENIMLFRKLRINYHDTKKTQVKSMEIQVNTPYFGYLLNYLHGNFTYFELLEFQNISGKYAKTLYRLLKQWKSTGVPPKMEWGKFRELMGISSSYTIGELEMQILKPAAQELQKLPHFENLCYKKIKTKGMGNRITHIQFYFEPITKTSKDREQAKRDIRTIAWKIRSEKAVKQLKHSMEQAKQTKLDKDMQEVIDMAFYKPQDPSVVLVVDGIQPAKDGYEILVKYYREGKEFQAKSAVLANKETFLTAMTKGGYQIVESQAQQLHTPKQPQATSSNNDLTEYIGRNLYMNNNGISASLKITDIAHIENGKVRVDIKDIDKPRKTLNPFILDNVKHFKSWFKKYKE; from the coding sequence ATGTCAAGTCTGCTAAATGCTGTTGAACCTTCAACCCCACAAACCAATAACCCCACCCACCATTACAGAAACCCCCCACAAGACCAACCCACAGCACAAGACCAACCCATAACAGCCGAAGTCATCACACAAAATACCCCCACAATCCCCACAGAGATCGCTGAAAAGTACGTAACCTTTCACAACGATGTTAATTCCGTTTCTCTAGGCAATTTAGGGGCATTAGAAGCCAATTTGCTCTTTGCCATCTTCAACAAACTCAAAGACAAAGAGGATGAGACCCTAGTATTTGAAGCAGAAGACATTAGAGCGATGATAGGGATTAAGACCAAAGTCAGCCTTGAAAACCTCTCTAAGATCGTTGAAAAATTTTGGAAAAACATTAAAGCTGCTAGCTTTTGGGCACTCTATCCTTATGCTAAAGAGAACATTATGCTCTTTAGAAAGTTGCGGATCAACTACCACGACACCAAAAAAACCCAAGTTAAGAGCATGGAAATCCAAGTGAATACACCTTACTTTGGCTACTTGCTTAACTACCTCCATGGCAACTTCACCTACTTTGAGCTCTTGGAGTTTCAAAATATCAGCGGTAAATACGCTAAGACCCTTTATAGACTTCTCAAGCAATGGAAAAGTACAGGCGTACCCCCTAAAATGGAGTGGGGTAAGTTTAGAGAGTTAATGGGGATTTCTAGTAGTTACACAATAGGCGAACTCGAAATGCAAATTCTCAAACCAGCTGCCCAAGAGCTCCAAAAGCTCCCACACTTTGAGAACCTTTGCTATAAAAAGATAAAGACCAAAGGCATGGGTAACCGCATCACCCATATCCAATTCTACTTTGAGCCCATCACCAAGACCAGCAAGGACAGAGAACAAGCTAAAAGAGATATAAGAACCATTGCATGGAAAATTAGAAGTGAAAAGGCAGTGAAACAGCTCAAACACTCTATGGAGCAAGCAAAACAAACCAAACTAGACAAAGACATGCAAGAAGTCATAGATATGGCTTTTTACAAACCCCAAGACCCTAGTGTCGTTCTTGTGGTTGATGGCATACAGCCTGCCAAGGATGGCTATGAAATCTTAGTGAAATACTACAGAGAGGGCAAAGAGTTTCAAGCAAAGAGTGCTGTGTTGGCTAACAAAGAAACTTTCTTAACAGCTATGACAAAGGGAGGCTACCAAATTGTGGAATCGCAAGCACAGCAGCTACACACCCCTAAGCAACCCCAAGCCACAAGCTCTAACAACGATTTGACAGAATACATTGGGCGCAATCTTTACATGAACAACAATGGCATCTCTGCTAGTCTTAAGATCACAGACATTGCACACATAGAGAATGGCAAAGTTAGAGTAGACATTAAAGACATAGACAAACCCCGTAAGACTTTAAATCCCTTTATCTTGGATAATGTCAAACACTTTAAAAGCTGGTTTAAGAAGTATAAAGAGTGA